The proteins below come from a single Desulfuromonas acetoxidans DSM 684 genomic window:
- the smpB gene encoding SsrA-binding protein SmpB: protein MGIKIIATNKKAYHEYYIEETYEAGMVLTGTEVKSLRLGNVNIKESFCRIMKGELFINNMNIGPYEQGNRENHDPTRIRKLLLHKYEIDKLVRKVEEKGLSLVPTKIYFKNGYVKLEVGVGRGKKLHDKRESLKKKQADREMAKIFKENR, encoded by the coding sequence ATGGGCATTAAGATTATCGCGACAAACAAAAAGGCCTACCACGAGTATTACATTGAGGAGACCTACGAGGCCGGCATGGTTCTCACCGGCACCGAGGTGAAATCGTTGCGTCTTGGCAACGTCAACATCAAGGAATCGTTCTGCCGCATCATGAAGGGTGAGCTGTTCATCAACAATATGAACATCGGCCCCTACGAGCAGGGCAACCGGGAAAACCACGATCCGACCCGTATCCGTAAATTGTTGCTGCACAAATACGAGATCGACAAGCTGGTTCGTAAAGTTGAAGAGAAAGGTTTGTCGCTGGTGCCGACAAAAATCTACTTCAAAAACGGCTATGTGAAACTCGAAGTTGGCGTTGGCCGCGGTAAGAAATTGCACGATAAACGCGAAAGCCTCAAGAAGAAACAGGCCGACCGTGAGATGGCAAAAATATTTAAAGAAAACCGTTAA